The DNA window CTCACCTTCGGCCTGATCCGCCCACTCGATCCGCAGACCCTTGGGGCGATGGCCTTCGGCCCGGTGGAGGTGGGGGCCATCGTGCTGGGCGTGGTGGTGCAGAGCCTGCCCACCATCATCCTCACCTGGCTGATCCTGGCCGCCATCCGGCGCTGGCTGGACGCGGTGGTGGCGCGGGCCCACCGGCCGGTGCCGGTGCGTCCCGCCGCGCGCGGTGTCGAGCCGTGGCTGCTGTTCACGCTGATCCTGCTGATTCTGGGCCTGGCGGGGCTGCTGCTGGGTGGACTACCGCTGCTGGCGGTCTCCGCCTTCGTGGGCGGCGCGCCAGTGGATGATCCAGAGTTGGTCTCGCTGGGTCTGACGCCCAGCTTCCTGCGCCGCACCCTGCTGTTGGGCGCAGGGGCGATGCTGGCGGGCGCGGCCATCTATGCGCTGCTGACCCTGCTGATGGCGTGGTCACGCGGTTTTGCCATGAATGTCGCCACGGTGCTGGACGCTGGACGCCCCGGCAGCCCGGCCACCCCGGTCCATGATCCCTGGCGCGGCGCGGTGCAGCCTGCCCAGGGCCGTCATCCGCATTGAGCGCGGGTGGGCCAGAGCCTGCCGGAGTGCGGCACGCCGGCGTCCGACTGCCGAGGCCGTGACACTCAGGTCATACGGACTGCCGTTTGTAACGCGACAGAAATCGGGACAGCTCCGATGTCCACACTCTACGTCCGGAGGGATGTTTTTCTCCTGCTCGCTGTCGTCATGGACAGACGCCCATGACTGGGACAGCTCGAAGAGAGGACGCTATTCCTCTGCTAGCGCAGCTCTGCGAGTCTCGCTCGGATTGTCAGGTGTTTTCAACACCTTCCAATCGGAGTCCGTATCACCCGCTGTTGTCCTGTATTTTTCCGTGCGTCGCGCTGGAAGACGTGGGGACGTTTCCCCGCTTTCAGTTGCCCAGATCAATCGTCACGGGCTGCGTGCGCGGAACCTTGAGGTCCAGGGTGGCGGGGCGGTACCCCTGGGCCACCACCTTGAGGCGGTAGGGGCCCTCCACCGGGAACTGGATCTGGCCGGGCACGGCGCCCAGGTTCTGACCGGCGTTCAGGTTTGCGCCGTCGGGGGCCGAGACCACGCTGAGCTGGGCCGTGACCCCGGCGGCGCCGCGCACGGTGAAGGTGACGGCCCGGCTGGAGACGCTGCGGCCTGCGCTGACCGGATCGGCGCCGGCGGCACTGGGCGTGCGGGCCCCCAGCGCCCACACCAGCGCCAGGACCAGCAGCACGACTAGGGCCAGCGCCAGCGGCACCCAGCGCATGAGCGGCGGGGTGGGACGCGTCTCGGGCGCTGTGCGCACCACCCGCCAGGAATCGTCCTCGTCCCAGCCGATGCGAATGGGCGTGAGGTTGCGCGCCGAGGCACGGGCCGGAGCAGACTCGCCGCCGGGGAGCCGCTGCACCGCGTCCTGCGGCGGGCCGGACGGACGGCGCAACGAGGCGGGCAGGCGCTCGATCTGACGGCTCTGAACGTCCGCTCCTGCGCGGGCCTCGCCCGCTGGCTGGGTGGGCACGAAGCCCATCTGGAACGGTTCGGGCACCGGCACCCCCAGCGCCGCCTGTTCCGCCGCGCTGGCGGCGTGGCGCGCCTCCTCTTCCTGCTGGGCCTTCAGCCGGGCGGCCTTGCGCTGGGCGGCGGCCTGACTGTCCAGCATGGCCTGCTCGCGCCGCTCGTCGTTCTGGCGCTTGCGGCGCTCCTGCGGCGTCTCGGGCTGGCCCGTGGGGGCATTGGAAAAGGGCGACACCAGAGGCGCCGGAGCCGGGGCGTCACGGCCCAGTTGCCCGGTGGCCTCCCCTTGCCCAGCCGCCTTTTGCTCGGCCTTGCCTGCCAGTTGCTCTGGCCCACCCGCCCCGGACGGCGCGGCCACACCCGATGTGGAAGAGGCCGCCGCCTGCCCCTCGTCCGCTTCCTGCGCCTGGGACCGGGCCACCACCCGGACCGCCGGGGTCCGGGACAGGCCAACGGCCTCTGCTGTGCGTGTCGGGTCAGCGCCACGCGTTCCCGGTTCTGGAAGTGGCGCCGCCGCTGCCGGGGGGAGGGACCCACCGGACCCCGCCACAACACCCTGCGGGCCATCCGGGGCCGCGTCGGCCAGCCGCGCCAGCGCCGCACGCGCACTCAGGGTGCCGGGCTGGTCACGCAGCGGGGCCAGGGCCTCGGGCAGCGCGCCCATGGCCTGCAGGGTCAGGGCCAGATCGCTCAGGTCCGCCTGGGGCGTGGCGTCCTCGCGCCAGGGCAGGCCCGCTCCGGCCAGCGCCACGCCGCCGTCGTGGTTCCAGAGCTGCGACTGGCTCACGCCGCCGTGGGCCAGGCCCTGCCCATGCAGCGTGTCCAGCGCGGCCAGTGCGCCGCGTGCGGCCAGCAACGGATCGAGGGCGGGATGGGCCTGCAGCGGCAGTTCGGTCACCAGGTATGCCTGCTCGCCGTCTACCCCGCTGTCCACCACCGGCAGCAGGTGCGGCGAAGCCGGCACTTCGGGGAGGCTCTGGGCCTGGGGCAGCACATGCAGCAGCACCGGAATGCCGGTCAGCCGGTCGGTGGCCCGCAGCGTCTGGATCATGCTGTCCGCCGCCGCCACACCACTCGCCGGGGGAGGCAGGGCCTGAACTGCCACGTAGGGGCCAATGGGCTTCACACGGCCCAGTATAGACGGCCTGCCCAGCAGGACGGCAGAGGGAATGCCGGCAAAAAGCAGGGCCAGTGGGAGGGCGGAGCCGAGGGCGTGTGCCGGCTCCTCTTGCCCGTCTCCACCCATCTCCCCCGCCCCAGATGCGGCGCCCCCAGAACCATCCCACGGCACGCCCACTGTGAGCGTGTGGCTTGTCCCTCAGCCCGGCTTTGCGCTACTAATGGCCGTATGCATGACGCCTTGATGGCTGCCCTGAGCACCGTGAACGACCCGGAACTGCACCGCGATCTGGTGTCCCTGGGCATGATCGAGCGGGCCGAGGTGACCGGCGGCGTGGCCCAGATCAAGGTCAACCTGACCACCCCGGCCTGCCCGCTCAAGGGCCAGATCGAGCGCGAGGTCCGCGAGGCGGCGCTGACCGTGCCCGGCGTGAGCGAGGCGGTGGTGACCTTCGGCGCCACCGTGCGGATGGCCGCGCAACCGGCGCTGCCGGGGGTCAAGCACGTGCTGCTGGTGGGCAGCGGCAAGGGCGGCGTGGGCAAGAGCAGCGTGGCGGTGAACCTGGCCGCCTCGCTGGCGGCGGACGGCGCGCGGGTGGGCCTGCTGGACGCCGACGTGTACGGTCCCAGCGTGGCGCACATGCTGGGGCAGGGGGCGGCCCGCGTGACCGCCAACGCCGAGCGCAAGATGCAGCCCATCGAGGCTTTTGGGATGAAGTTCATCAGCATGGCCAACCTCTCCCCCGCCGGGCAGGCGCTGGTGTGGCGCGGGCCGATGCTGCATTCGGCGGTGCAGCAGTTCGTCAAGGACGCGGCCTGGGGTGAACTCGATTACCTGATCGTGGACCTGCCGCCGGGCACCGGGGACGTGCAGCTGTCGCTGACCCAGACCGTGCAGGTCACCGGGGCCGTGATCGTCACCACCCCGCAGGACGTGGCGTTAATCGACGCGGCGCGGGCCATCGATATGTTCCGCAAGGCCAGCGTGCCGGTGCTGGGCGTGGTGGAGAACATGAGTTACTTTGTCGCGCCGGACACTGGCAACGTCTATGACCTGTTCGGGCGCGGGGGCAGCCGCAAGCTGGGCGAGGGGTACCCGCTGCTGGGCGAGGTGCCGATCGACATGGAAGTGCGTCAGGACGGCGACGCCGGAATCCCCGCCGTGCTGGCGCATCCGGACACCCCCGCCGCACGGGCGCTGATCGGGGTGGCCCGCAATCTGGCCGGACAGGTCAGCGTGCTGGCGGTGAACAAGGAACTCGCGCAGTCGCTGGCCGATCTGCCGGACCAGCTGACCGTCGTATGAGCGGCGGCGCGGCCCACATGGCGGCCCCGGAACCACCGCCGCCTGCCCCGCCCGAACGCACCAAGGTGCGGCTGCTGGAACTGGTCAAACGCCACGGACCGCAGACCGCGCAGGATCTGGCCGCGCGGCTGGAGGTCAGCATTCCGGCGGCCCGCCGTCACCTGGGGGACCTGCAGGACCAGGGCCTGCTGCAGTCGCGCACCGAGCGGCCCGGCGGGCGCGGCCGGCCCCAGCACGTCTTCAGCCTGACCGAGCGCGGCGAGGCGGCCTTTCCGCGCACCTATTCCGGCCTGTGCGTGGACGTGCTGCGCCACGTCGAGGGCCTGTTCGGCGAGGGCGCGGTCCTGAAGGTGCTGGACGCCCGCAACGCCGAGATCGCGGCGCGGCTGGAGACTGAACTGCCCACCCATCTGCCGCTGGAAGACCGCATTCAGCGGCTCGCGGCGCTGCTGACCGACATGGGCTTCGACACCGTGCTGGAGCAGGACGGTCCGGACTGGTGCCTGACCCAGCGCAACTGCCCCAACCTGACGGTGGCCCGGCAGTACGGCCAGCTGTGCGACTCCGAGCTGCAGCTGTACGCCGGCCTGCTGGGCACGCCCGTGGTCCGCGAGACCCGCATCGCCTGTGGGCAGAGCGCGTGCCGCTACCGGATCGTCGGCTGACGCGGGCCGGCCAGGCTGACCGGAGCAGGGCTGACGGGAACATGAGCGAGTACAGTAGGCCCAGGACTGTGCCATGACCCACTCCCTGCCTCCCCTTCCTGAGCCGGCCCGGCCGCTGTTCAGCCTGGTGGCGTGGCCGCCGCAGGTGCTGGACACCTGGATGCGCCGCACCCAGGCGGCGCTGAACGTGAGCGGCTTCGGCCTGCCCCACCTGAACCTACGCGCCCCGTTTCAGACCAGCCTGGAGGGCAGTGAACTGGTGGCGGCCTTCCGCGAGGGCCTGCGCGGCGAGCCGGCGCTGGAGGTCCGGGTGCGCGGCTGGAAACGCCTGAGCGGCGTGATCTTCTTGGAATTCGAGCTGGACGCGGCGCTGGCCAATTTGCATGCCCGCGTGCTGAGCATCGGGCCATCCAGCCGAGCCCCGTACGACGGCGCCGACTACCGCCCGCACCTGACGCTGGCGCTGGGCATCCTGCCGTGGGCCGAGGACCTGCTGTGGGAACAGGTGCAGGCCCTGACGCCCCCGCTGGACCGCTTCACCGTGCAGGCCCTGAGCCTGACCCGTGAGGAGCGGGGCGAGGTGCAGGAACTGCACACCTTCCCGCTGATCCTGCCCCCGGAAGAAGAGGCGCCGAGAAACGACGCCGGGGCCGCCCCGAGCTAGGCGGCCTGCAGAGGCCCACCCGCCTTGCACCGTTTCCCCGCCTCTGCTAACCTGTACACGCCCGCGAGCCGGTGCCGCATTTTGCGGTGATGGCCGATCCGCAGTGGGCGAGGGTCCTTAGCTCAGTTGGTAGAGCATCGGTCTCCAAAACCGAGGGTCGTAGGTTCAAGTCCTGCAGGGCCCGCCAAAGAAAAATCCCGCATGATGCGGGGTTTTTTGTTGTCTCAGATCACCCCACGGGTCTTCCATACCCCACACAAGGGCAGCGGCAGTGGAGCGGTGACTTCAGCGCCGCCGGAACATCCACCGGCCCTTTGTGCTGGTGCTCCCGCGGCCGGAGGGTATGCTGAAGCCGTACCGCGTAGATCCCTTCGCGTTCACGTCTCAGGGACGGAGCGCCCACCAGTGTCACTCCTTGGGATTGGCGGCACAGGGGAAAATATGGTCACACGCAGGAGATGGGGAGTGGTCGGCGGACTTGCCCTGGGGCTCACAGGTCTGGCCCTGGCGGCGGGCAGTTACAGCATCATCGTCAATGGGCAGGTCGCCACCAAACCCGCGGTCGTCATGAACGGCGAGACATACGTGCCGCTCTCGGCGCTGAAAGGGCTGGGCATCACGGGCAGCGTCAAGGGCAATACCCTGACCCTGACCCAGAAGAGCGCCGCTTCGGCAGCCCCCACAGCGGCCGGCGGGGCCAACCAGATCACGGCGCTTGAGGGCTGTATCAACCAGACGCTGTTCAACGGCATCTGGCGCGTCAAGGTCGTGTCGCTCAGCCCGATTCACACTGCGGATCCCGGGGGTCCAGACACGCCCGGCTGGGCGGTCAAGCTTGAGGTCCGAAACGGCACCCAGAAGACCACCTCCCTGATGAGCACCGGCTTCGGGGCAAGCAGCGGCGGAAGCCAGCCGGCCCTGGTCCTGACGGACGGCAGCACCCTGGCCCTGAACGACTCTGATTTCCTGAAGCCCTGGAGTCAGGACGTGCTGCAGGGCGGGGTCAACACGTTTACCCTGCGTTTTTCCTACCCCACGGGAACGACCGAGGCACAGGCGCAGGCCCTGAAGCCCAGCAAGTTCATCCTGCAGATCAACAGTGACCTTCCCCCTTATCTAGGGGTGAAGTACAGCGTGCCAGACCCCAGCCTGCGCGTTCAGCTGACCTGCAAGAAGTGAGGGTGAGGGCACGGGAGATCAGCCCGTACCGGGATGGGAAACCGCGTCCAGCAGGGGAACCGCCAGCGCCCACCACGTGCTGCCCATGAGGGGTTCAGCTGATGGCCGACCCGGCGGAGACCGGCAGGCGCAGCGCCGCCGTGAAGCCCTCGCCCGGCGCGCTGTGCAGGGTCAGCGTGCCGCCGTGCAGTTCGGCGGCGCGGCGGACCAGCGCCAGTCCCAGCCCGTGGCCCTCGCCGCTGCGGCTGGCGTCGGGGCGGTAGAAGGCCTCGCCGAGCCGGGCCAGCACCTCGGCGTCCACGCCGGGACCGTCGTCGTGGACGGTGGCGGTGGCCCACCCGTCTGCCCGGCCCAGCGTGACCGTCACGGTGGCGCCGGGAGCGTGGCGCACCGCGTTCATGGTCAGGTTCCAGATCGCCTGTCCCAGCAGCACCCGGTCCCCCAACACGGTCAGTGGCTCTGGGGCGATCAGGTCCACGTCCGCCTCGGGGGCCAGTTCGCGGGCGCGGTCCACGGCGTCGGCGGCCAGCTCGCGCAGCGACACCGGCGCGCGGGCCAGCTGTGAGGCGTCACGGGCCAGCAGCAGCAGGTGGTTGGTCAGCGTGGACAGGCGGGTGAGGTCCGTGCCGATCTCCTGCAGGTCCGTGCGGTAGCGGGCCGGGTCACGGTCACGGGCCAGACTGCCCTCCACCCGGGCGGTCAGGGCGGCCAGCGGACTACGCAGATCGTGCGCGGCGGCCCGCATAAACGCCTGCTCGCGGTCACGGGCGTCGGCCAGCCGGGCAAAGGTGCCCTGTAGCGTCAGCGCCAGCCGGGACAGCTCGTCGTCCTCTCCCGCGCCGGGCAGGGGGCGGCGCAGCTGCGCGCCCTCGCCCACCTCGCGCGCCGCATTTTCCAGGGTCCGCACCGGGCGCAGCAGCCGGCCCGCCACAAAAAAGCCCACCCCCAGCGCCAGCAGCAGCGCCAGCGGCAGCAGCCACGCCAGCGCCCGCGTGAACGCCTCCCGCGCCTCGCCCAGCGCCCGCGCGTCCGAGATCACGGTCAGGCGCAGGTCCGAGCCACGCAGGTCCTGAACGGTCAGCAGTTGATCGCCGCTGACGCCCACGCCCAGGGGCAGGTCCAGCGGCACGCCCCTCGGAAAGCGCGTGGTGTGGACTTCAGAGAGCGGGCCGCCGCCCGGA is part of the Deinococcus radiopugnans ATCC 19172 genome and encodes:
- a CDS encoding 2'-5' RNA ligase family protein, yielding MTHSLPPLPEPARPLFSLVAWPPQVLDTWMRRTQAALNVSGFGLPHLNLRAPFQTSLEGSELVAAFREGLRGEPALEVRVRGWKRLSGVIFLEFELDAALANLHARVLSIGPSSRAPYDGADYRPHLTLALGILPWAEDLLWEQVQALTPPLDRFTVQALSLTREERGEVQELHTFPLILPPEEEAPRNDAGAAPS
- a CDS encoding Mrp/NBP35 family ATP-binding protein, whose amino-acid sequence is MHDALMAALSTVNDPELHRDLVSLGMIERAEVTGGVAQIKVNLTTPACPLKGQIEREVREAALTVPGVSEAVVTFGATVRMAAQPALPGVKHVLLVGSGKGGVGKSSVAVNLAASLAADGARVGLLDADVYGPSVAHMLGQGAARVTANAERKMQPIEAFGMKFISMANLSPAGQALVWRGPMLHSAVQQFVKDAAWGELDYLIVDLPPGTGDVQLSLTQTVQVTGAVIVTTPQDVALIDAARAIDMFRKASVPVLGVVENMSYFVAPDTGNVYDLFGRGGSRKLGEGYPLLGEVPIDMEVRQDGDAGIPAVLAHPDTPAARALIGVARNLAGQVSVLAVNKELAQSLADLPDQLTVV
- a CDS encoding helix-turn-helix transcriptional regulator, whose amino-acid sequence is MSGGAAHMAAPEPPPPAPPERTKVRLLELVKRHGPQTAQDLAARLEVSIPAARRHLGDLQDQGLLQSRTERPGGRGRPQHVFSLTERGEAAFPRTYSGLCVDVLRHVEGLFGEGAVLKVLDARNAEIAARLETELPTHLPLEDRIQRLAALLTDMGFDTVLEQDGPDWCLTQRNCPNLTVARQYGQLCDSELQLYAGLLGTPVVRETRIACGQSACRYRIVG
- a CDS encoding sensor histidine kinase, which produces MRLTLRLRLALFSALATGLAVLLVATGLFFAVNSFLRQAQVERLLTTSAVIAVQLDAALQRASDRNWPFGLTKVGITQETLETLIDTRGQNRTVEVRLELPGGGPLSEVHTTRFPRGVPLDLPLGVGVSGDQLLTVQDLRGSDLRLTVISDARALGEAREAFTRALAWLLPLALLLALGVGFFVAGRLLRPVRTLENAAREVGEGAQLRRPLPGAGEDDELSRLALTLQGTFARLADARDREQAFMRAAAHDLRSPLAALTARVEGSLARDRDPARYRTDLQEIGTDLTRLSTLTNHLLLLARDASQLARAPVSLRELAADAVDRARELAPEADVDLIAPEPLTVLGDRVLLGQAIWNLTMNAVRHAPGATVTVTLGRADGWATATVHDDGPGVDAEVLARLGEAFYRPDASRSGEGHGLGLALVRRAAELHGGTLTLHSAPGEGFTAALRLPVSAGSAIS